A segment of the Leptolyngbya sp. NIES-3755 genome:
CAGCGCTGATCTGCAAGGGGCAAACCTGAATTGGGCAAATCTTCAAGGGGCAAAACTCAGTGGTGCATCGCTTCGGAGTGCGTTCTTGAGCGAAACGAATTTGGCTGAAGCGTTCCTCAACGGCGTTGATTTACATGGCATTGATTTAACGGGCATCAATCTGAGGGCGGCAAAACTGAGTGGAGCCAATTTGGAGGGTGCGACGTTATCGTTTACAAATTTTCGTGAGGCTCACTTGCAGGGAGCGAATCTTGCTAAGGCGAATTTGACCGGAGCCAATCTAGAAGCAGCTTTCCTGCATGGAGCCAATCTGCAATGGACAAATTTGAGTCGAGCGAATTTGACTCAATCAAACCTGAGTAATATCCGCGTTCTCGGTGTCAAACTCGAAGACACTCAACTTTCTGAAGCGATTTTTTCCGATATCACCCGACGGTATTTGACGCTGGCACAAGAGGAAATGAATCAGTTTCAGTTGCACTAACGAGTCATGCCATTGCGAATGATTGTGCTGAACACATTGTCTGGCAGTACTTTTCGCAAAGTTAGGAAAACTCCACCGAGCCGATCGCAGGAATAACGCAATTGATTCGAGTTGTCGATCGCAGCTTTGTAAATCGTTTGGGCGACGACTTCGGCAGGTTCGCCTTGTTCCCCTGCTCGTTTGAGATTCGATAAGACTCGATTCACAAATTCGTCATACTCGGTAATTTGAGATTTGGCGATATCGGGAGAACGATCGTAGAAATCGGTTTTAATTGGACCGGGTTCAATGATTTTGACGCGAATATTGAATGGCTCCAATTCGTACTGAAGCCCCTCGGAAAAGCCTTCTACCGCCCATTTCGTTGAGTTGTACAGCGTATAAGTCGGAAACGCCATTCGACCCCCGATCGAGGCAATATTGATAATCGTGCCCGATCTACGTTCTCGAAAATGCGGCAAAATCGCTTGTGTCATTTCCATCAAGCCAAACACATTAGTATCGAACTGTTTGCGAATTTGTCCCGGTGAGCAGTTCTCGAATGCGCCAAGTAACGCATAGCCCGCATTATTGACCAGAACATCGATCGAGCCAAATTGCGCCAAAGATTGAGCGATTGCACTTTTGATCGACTCTGAATCGGTCACGTCTAACTTCAGCGGATGAATATTTCCGGTAATCCAATCGGCTTTTTCGGGCGATCGCATGGTGGCGATTACCGTCCAGCCTTTCTGAGCGAACAAGAGCGCCGTCGATCGACCGATTCCCGTCGATGCGCCTGTAATTAGAACCACTTTCGTCATAAGATTCGGGGGTGATTTGGCTTAAATAATGCGATTAATTCTGTACAGTAAACCCGGATGCCATTTGTGTGAAGGGCTGCAAGAAAAATTAGAGCAGATTCACACGATTCCATTTGATTTAGAAATTCGAGATATCACCACAAACGACGATTGGTTTGCGGCATATCAGTATGAGATTCCAGTTTTATACCTCGAAAATCGAATGCTGCCCCGTCCTTCTCCACGATCGACGGTGCAACAATTGGAATCTATGTTACAGAAATATATGTCATCAAACGCTTAAAAAATAGGCGACACCCGATCGGGCAAGGAGTGAATCGATGCAGCTTAGAGAATTATTGGCGAAGCTTCCGGAGATTGGAGAGATTCCTGATCATCCTGCGCTGAATGCTGAAGTGAAGGGTTTAACGACGAATTCGCTTTCCTGTCAGCCTGGAGATTTGTTTATCGGGATGCCGGGTACGCGGGTCGATGGCGGCGATTTTTGGCAAGGCGCGATTTCGAGTGGCGCGATCGCGGCAATTGTGTCTCCTCAAGCCGCAAGTCGAGCAATGGGCGATCCTACATTTCAATCGAATCAGCCACCGCTTGTGATTCCTGCGATCGACATGGCTCAAGTCTGTTCACAATTAGCCACTGCATTCTATGATTTCCCGGCTCAAAAGCTGAAGTTGGTAGGCGTTACAGGCACGAATGGGAAGACGACAACGACGCATTTGATCGAATACTTGTTGGAGCGATCGCAGAAAAATACGGCACTGCTCGGAACGCTTTACACCCGTTGGAAAGGCTTTCAACAAACGGCATTACATACCACTCCGTTTCCAGTGGAATTGCAGCATCAGTTGAAATCAGCGATCGGGGCAGGTTGCGAATTTGCCGTGATGGAAGTGAGTTCTCATGCACTGGCTCAAGGTCGCGTTCTGGGCTGTGAATTTGAAGTGGCAGTGTTCACGAACTTGACTCAAGACCATCTCGATTTTCACCGCGACATGGAGGATTACTTCGCAGCAAAATCGCTGTTGTTCAGTTCGGATTATTTGAACGGTCGAGCCATTGTGAATCTTGATGATTCGTATGGTCAAAAATTAGTCGATCGACTCGATCGCGATTCAGTTTGGACTTACAGCACCCAACAACAAGCTGATCTTTGGACAAGTGATTTGAACTATGAATCCGATGGCGTGAGTGGAACATTACACACTCCAATGGGCGATGCTGCTTTCAAATCGCCGCTAGTCGGACAGTTCAATTTGGCGAATTTACTAGCAGCAGTGGGCGCAGGATTGCAACTCGGACTGGAATTAAGCTCGATCGTTGAAGCGCTTCCTAGATTTACTGGAGTTCCCGGACGCATGGAGCAAGTGCAGATCAAGTCCGACCAAGATATCAGCGTGATTGTAGACTATGCTCACACGCCTGATAGTTTGGAGAATATGTTGAAAGCTTCTCGTCCATTTATTCCAGGACAAATGATTTGTGTGTTTGGATGTGGCGGAGATCGCGATCGGACTAAGCGTCCAAAGATGGGGAACATTGCTGCAACATTAGCCGATTACGTGATCGTGACTTCTGACAATCCCAGAACTGAAGATCCACAGCGGATTTTGGATGATGTGGTTGCTGGAATTTCAAGCGAAGTGAATCCGACTGTAATTGCCGATCGCGCAACTGCAATTAGAACCGCGATTTTACAAGCGAAACCAGGCGATGGAGTGTTAATTGCTGGAAAAGGACATGAAGACTATCAGATTTTAGGAACAGAAAAAATTCATTTTGACGATCGAGAACAAGCGCGGGCAGCATTAATTGATCGTTTCGGTTAAATCAAAAGATAGAGGCAATTCAGCGGGTTGTCTCTATCAGGTCAATCTTTTTCAACGGGTCAAAATTCATGTCTCGATCGAGCGCATTACGCTACTACGTTTTTTCCCGATTGTTGTTAGCTCCATTAATGTTGTGGCTGATTACAACGATCGTCTTTTTTCTACTTCGTGCAACTCCCGGCGATCCAGTCGATGCCCTTCTCGGACCAAGAGCACCCCAAGCCGCGAAAGATGCACTTCGAGAGCGATTGGGCTTGAATAAATCTCTCTTCTTTCAGTACTTAGACTATATCGGGTCATTGTTCCGATTTGATCTAGGACAATCTCTGACGGCAGATGATCAATCGGTTTGGCAAATTATTGGTGATTTCTTTCCTGCAACCGTTGAACTCACGATCGTATCTTTAGCGATCGCATTAGTTGTCGGTATCACGGTTGGTGCAATTTCCGCTTCTCGTCCCAATACCGCGATCGATGCAGGTGGAAGACTCTTTGGCATCATTACTTATTCCATTCCAATGTTCTGGTTTGGGATGGTGTTGCAGCTTATCTTTGCAGTTGGATTGAAATGGTTTCCGCTCGGTACAAGATTCCCGGTGACGATCGCACCTCCGACCCAAATCACAGGAATTTATACGATCGATAGTCTCCTCAGCAGCAACCTCAGTCAATGTCTAACCGCTCTTTACTATCTCGCCTTACCTTCAATCACTTTAGGCGTTCTCATTAGCGGCATTTTCGAGCGGATTGTTCGCGTCAATCTTAGACAAACCTTACAAGCTGAATACGTCGAGGCTGCCCGCGCACGAGGAATTCCAGAATCGAAAATCCTGATCAATCATGCCTTGAAGAATGCCATGATTCCAGTCATTACGATTCTGGGTCTCACTTTAGCTGCGTTGTTAGGGGGAGCCATTCTCACTGAGGTAACATTCTCGTGGCCCGGACTCGCGAATCGGCTCTACCGAGCGATCGGACAACGAGACTATCCGACAGTTCAAGGCATCGTTGTTTTCTTTGCGGCAATTGTTGCGATCGCAAGTATCGCGATCGACATTATCAACGCCTATATCGATCCTCGAATCCGCTACTAGCGAGGTGCACAAGCAACAGGCAACGGTGCAGAAGCTTGCGGAGAACTCAAGTTATAAGCAGCAGGAAAGGACGAGTTGTTCTGACGCTCTTGGGCAGCGTTCAAGTTCATTTTTGCTTCATGCCCAGAAGTTCCCGCAGGTCCATTCGCACGAAACGCGATCGCTGCACTCGGATTGTTCGCATCAAACTGACGAGTTGGGATTGTAGCCTGCGTCCCTGAGTTTCTACCCCCGTTGTAAGCCGCAGCGTAATTACTCCGTTGCGCTTCAACGGCATTCAAGTTCATTTTTGCTTCGTGTCCAGAAGTTCCCGCAGGTCCATTCGCACGAAACGCGATCGCTGCACTCGGATTGTTCGCATCAAACTGACGATTCGGAGTCACGCTTTGTACGGTGTCGATCGGTCCGCCAACTCCGCCCGTCACATAAGTACAATTGTCCGTTGTCTGAACTTGAGGATTCACGCGATTAATATCGCCATTGTTCACGACACCTTGAGCAAATGCAGGGAGCGCCATTAATGCAGCCGTGCCCGTTGCGCCGAGAACAGCCAAAGTCCGTTGTGCAAAATTCATGCGATCGAGAGTGTTCATGGGTTTCCTCAAAAGAACTAGGGTGTAAAAATCTTAGAAAATCTGTATTTCTCTATACCCTTTAACTGTAAGAAGGAAACCCGATCAGTTGCTCTGTCTTTCGAGGTTAGTGCGGCTCTGTCAACAGTAGGAAACACTCAAAAGCTTAATCTACTCCGGTGACGGGTCTAATTGTTGGAGCAAATCAGCGATCGACAAAACTGGAATTAGGGTCGTTTGAAAATCTCTTGGATTGCGAGTAATGATTGCATCTAATTCCTCAGCGAGAGCAGAAGCGATCTGACCGGCATCTTCAAAATCAGCAAGTCTGGAATCAAAAGCAGCTTCAAGAATTAATTGAGTCACTGGACAAGCGGTGAGCAACGCGAGTGTTCTCTGAAGAATTTGTCTTGCCTCATCTCGACTTTGAGTTTGCCGTCTACAAATGTAAAAAATATCTGTTGCGCTTGATGCAGAAAAAAAGCCTTCAACTCGATCATCAGCGATCGCATCAAAAAGCTGTCTACTCTCTAAATAAAATGGCTCACGTTCAAGGAAAAAATCGAGAATGATATTCGTATCGAGCAAAATTCTCACGTCAGATATTTCTCCACCAACCGTTCTTCGCGCATTGCGTCAATTTCTTCATCAGTTGGCGTAGGTTTACCTGGTCGCTTTAGGCAACCCTGAAGTTGTTCGACTAAGGCTCGCTTGTGGAGTTGGGCGGGCTTCTCAGGATGAGTTAGGTCTTGTTGCAACGATCGCGTAATGGTATTCAGCAAAGACAGCCGCTCTGAGATTGATAGCTGGTGGACTTGCTGCTCAAGTTCTTTTAAGGTCATCGTTGTCTGACGAAATTCGCTGATTTTAGCGTAGCACTGCGATCGCGCTTAATCTCATGGAGTGGTTTGCAATCATTCAAAGCAACACATCCTGGAACTCCCTTGCTGATGTATGGGGAATTTTCAGCCGAAGTTCCAGAGTCGATCCATTGCGTTATCAAATCAATTCTCTAATTGAATTCCCCGAATCGAATAGTCTAGCAATTGCATTGGGTGGAGAACAGGGACAGATTTTCCTTGCAGTTTCAAATGGCGGGAGATCTGTACATAACATCCGATGTTTGCAGAAGCAATGACACTCGCACCTGTATTGGTCAAGTTCTCTACTTTCTGCTGTCCCAATTCGTTCGCGACTTCTGGCTGAAGAATGTTGTAAATCCCTGCACTTCCACAACAAAGCGCTGCGTCTACAGGTTCTCGTAGTTTTACTCCTGGAATCTTCCGCAACAACTGACGCGGTTGAACACTGATTTTTTGACCATGCAACATGTGACACGCGTCTTGATAAACCAGTGTTAAAGGCTCGTCTTGTAGCGGTGACAGTTTTGCGGTTAAGCCGACTTCAGCTAAGAATTCTTGAACATCTCGAATCTTACGGACAAAGGCTTCTGCTTTTTCACGATAGTTCGGATCATCTTGCAAAATATGACCATATTCTTTCAAGGTATGACCGCAGCCTGAAGCATTGATCAAGACAAAATCGGCTCCAGTTTTATCAAAAGTATCGATCGTTTGTCGGGCGAATTGTTTGGCTTGTTCTTCTTGTCCTTGATGATGAGATAAAGCACCACAACAGCCTTGAACTTGAGGCACAACGACTTCACAACCATTTGCCGTGAGTACCCGCACCGTTGCATCATTCACATCTGGATTGAACAATCGCTGAACACAGCCTAGAAGCATTCCGACGCGATAACGCTTTTCACCTTGAGCGGGAATCAATGCAGGAATTGAATCGGTGAAAGCTCCAGCAGGAATTTCTGGCAGAATCGCTTCCATTGCTGAGAGTTGAGGCGCGATCGCATTTAAAAATCCCAGCGACCTGACAATTTTCTGAAGCCCTGATTTCTGATACAAGCCCAAGGGACGCAACAAAGTTCGCATTCGATCGGGATACGGAAACACCGAAAAAATGAACTTCCGTAATAGTGTTTGAGCAATCGATCGAGGTTCTTTCCGTTCAATCTGTGGACGAGTCGCAGCAATCAACTTGTCATACTGCACACCAGAAGGACAAGTCGTAACACACGCCAAACAGCCCAAACAAGAATCGAAATGTTGCACTGTTGCTGGATTCAGCGGAATTTCACCTTCATTGATGCCGTCCATCAAGTAGATGCGTCCTCTAGGCGAATCCATCTCTTTCCCGATCACTCGGTAGCTCGGACAAGTTGATAAACAAAAGCCACAATGCACACAAGAATCGATCAGCTTCGGATCGGGAGGATTGTGGGCATCAAAGCCTGGATTGGTTACTGGGTCAGAGGTTTGCATTTCTAAATTCCGCCTACAAAACGGTGAGGACTGAGTAAATTTTGAGGGTCAAATTGGGATTTAATTCGCTGCATGAAACCGAGCGCATTTCCAGAGTATCCCCAGACTTCTAGCTGTTGTTTGAACTCGATCGAGGCTTGCAATACCGAGAGATATCCACCTGTCGCTTCACAAATCGATCGTACTTCTAGAAGTTGAGTTGATCGAGCTTCTGAAAGGCTCAATCGTCCAATGCCGCTTCCTGCATGAATCAGAACTTCCGCAGCGGGTAAAAGCGCAGTGATTTGATTCAGCACCGAAACCGCTTCAGTCGGCTTTACTCCTATTTTGCAAACGATCGAGTCACTTTGGACAGATGAATTAATTTGATTTGTGAGACGTTGCCATACATCCGAGTCCGCTGGCTCAGAAATCGTTAAATTCAAGGCTTTTCCAACTTCGGTCAATCGTGCAATCTGCTGTTCAACACTTTCTGCAATGCTCTGAAATCGAACAAGCAAGCTAGAAGACTTTGGCAATTCTAATGCTGACGAGATTGATTCTGATAATAGATTAACACTCACAGGCGTTAATGCTGAACTCAATAGCGTTTGAGTCGCTTGCTCTAATGAATCTAAACCACCACTGAGAGTGATCGATCGAGAAACCGCAGGAATCGGATAAACCCGAACGGTCGCTTGCGTCAAAATTCCCAAAGTCCCATACGACCCAGTGAATAGCTTCATTAAATCGTAACCCGCCACATTTTTTACGACTCGTCCGCCTGCTTTAACGATCTCGCCATCCGATCGAACAAATGTAATTCCCAACAACATATCGCGAACGCTGTTGTAACGATGTCTAAGTGATCCAGAATCCGCCGTTGCAATGACACCACCCAAAGTTGCACGATCGCTAAAGATTGGATCGATCGCGCAAAACTGCCCCGCTTTTCCCACGATCGATTGAAGTTCCGCAAACGAAATTCCTGCTTCAGCCGTCACAGTTAAATCGCCTTCTGCATGTTCAATTAAGCGATCGAGCTTTTCGGTACTCACCACCAAAGCGACTGAATCGATCACGCCACCCCAGTGCAGCTTCGTCGCATGACCACAGGGAAGAATCTGCCACTGATTGCGATGAGCACAAGACACGATCGCGCTTAATTCCTCAACGGTTGAAGGAGACACCCATGCGACTTGATCGGGATGAATCAGCGATCGAGACAATTGTGCTTGCTGAAATTCTGTCAGTGAATCCCACGTCCGTACCGATACGGGCGAGATCGCGGATTCGAGCATTTGAAAAAGAGTTGGCATCCGTAAAAATGGGGCAGACAACACAGAAATTGGGAAATCTCTTAGATAGAAATAATGAGAGATTTATGAAAAGATTTCGATCCACATCCTATTATCTAGGGAATAATGCGCTTATGTTCAAGGCGAAAGGTAATCATGAGCATTGATAGAAGTGCGGAATGTCTCCTACAGTCTCATGATTTCCTCTTTTTTACCTACAGCGACGATCGATGCAACAGATAGACGCGCCGCCCAGTCTAGTCCAACTCCAAACGCTTCTCAGTCAGTGCGATTCTGAAGCGTCTCAAGCTGCCTTGTCAGAGCTACAGGCAACGATTTCTGCCCTGCAACAAGAACTTCAAGCGGAACGATCGGCTCGACAAGAAGCTGAGAACAATCGATTGCTCTTACAAATGACGATCGAGGGAGTAGTAGACGGAATTTTGGCGATCGACCAACAAGGGAATCTTCTCAGTGCGAATCAACACTTTCGCCAGCAGTGGAATGTTCAAGAGCCTGTCCCCCTTCACGAGTCGCAACTTCTAGAACAAACAGCTTCGATGCTGATTGAATCCGATCAACTCCGAAATCAAGTTCAACTCGAATCGGAACATCCTAGGATCGAAGGTCACACGATTCTTCAACTCAAAGACGGTCGCATTCTAGAGCGATTCTCCAAACCTCTGTGGCACAATCACGAGATTCGGGGTCGGGTAATTAGTATTCGCGATATCACCGAACAGACCCGCGCTCAGAAGAATCTGGCTGCAAGTGAAAAGCTGTTACGCACGGTTGTGACCAATACTCCCACGATACTTTATGCGATCGATCAAAACGGCATTTACACGCTTTCTGAAGGGAAAGGTCTGGAAGCGCTGGGATTGAAAGCGGGCGCATTAGTTGGAAAATCAACCTACGAATTCTATCGGGAGTATCCAACAATTATTCGAGATGTCGATCGCGTTTTAGCAGGAGAAGAACACCGATCGATTCTCGAATTTCAAGGGATTTTCTATGACAATCGTGCCACTCCGATTCGCAATTCTGACGGTGAAGTGATCGGAATGATTGGAGTGGCAACCGATGTGACGGCTCAGAGACAAGCCGAAATCGAGCTACAGGAAACTAAGCAAGATTTGGCGATTCGAGTTGAACTGAGAACCGTTGAACTGAAAGCGGCAAATGCAAAATTGCAGAAAGAAGTCGCCCAGCGAAGAGCGATCGAACAAAGTCTGCGAGATAAACAAAGCGGTCTGCAAATTCTTAATCAAATTTCGCAAGGGGTGACAGCCGGATTATCAGTGAATGACTTGATCAAATTAACGATCGACCAAACCGCTGCAAGGTTTACGAATGTTCGAGTGCTATACGGAGTCATCGACAATCGCCACTTCAATGCAATCTATTCCGTTCAACCTGCGGATATGCCTGCGATGAACGGAATTGTCGAAGGACTGTACCTGACTCCGCAGTATTTCGAGATGATTCAGCGAAAAGAAACTGCACTGATTGAAGATGTCTTACAAGAGCCTGCCTTTGCACCGATGGTGGGCGATATGATGAGACGGAGAACACGAGCGATCGCCATGGTCACAGTGCAACATTCCGCAGAGCAAATCGGAATTCTAGCGCTGAATGCTCCGTATCCAAAACGCTGGACAACTTGTGAAGTCGAAACGATTCAAGAATTGGCAGATTATTTGTCGATCGTGTTGCAAAAAGTTCGGGCACAAGAAGAACGCACCCAAGCCGAAGAGCGGCTGAAATTATTTGAATCCGTGGTCGTGAATGGAAACGATGGCGTAATTATCACCGATGCAGATTTGAAAGATCCGAAGATTAGCTATGTGAACGCAGCATTTGTGCGAATGTCTGGATACACCGCAGAAGAAGCGATCGGAAAAACGCCTCGAATTCTCCAAGGTGAAAAAACAAATCGATCGCAGCTTGTCAAAGTTCGGACAGCAATGCAAGAAGGACGATCGATTCAAGTTGAACTCGTGAATTATCACAAAGATGGTTCTGAATATTGGGTGGATCTCAACGTCGTTCCCATTTCAGATTCGCGTGGAAATCTGACTCATTTTGTTGCCCTACAGCGCGATATTACCGATCGAAAATGGTCAGAAAAAGCGTTAATTACCACTCAAGCGCGATTGAAATATTTGCTCTCTTCGAGTCCTTCAGTCATTTATACCTGTCAGCCCAATCGGAATCGTGCTTGCACATTTGTCAGCGAAAATATCACTCAGCAATTCGGCTACGAAATTTGGCAATATCTCAAAGATCCGCATTTTTGGATCGACCACATTCATCCAGAAGATTTATCGATCGTACTCGAACATGTCGATCGATTACTCGAAGTCGGAGAAGCCACTTGTGAATACCGATTTTTACATCAAGATGGCTCTTATCGCTGGTTGCGCGACAGCATGAAGCTGTTAAATGATCAATCGATCGAGGTCATTGGTTCCGTTGTTGATATTAGCGATCGTAAATGGGCAGAAGATCAAATTCGTGCCTCACTTGACGAAAAAGAAGTGATGCTGAAAGAAATTCATCACCGTGTGAAAAATAACCTGCAAGTCGTGTCGAGTTTACTCAAGTTACAAGCAGGTTACATTCAAGATAAACGCATCATCGAAGTATTTAAGGAGAGCCAAAACCGAGTCAGCGCAATGGCACTCATCCATGAAAAGCTGTACCAATCTGAAGATCTCGCAAAAACTCACTTTTCAGAGTATATTCAGAGCTTAACGACTGCTCTATTCCGCTCCTATTCGGCAAATTCCCGCGCCATCGAACTTCATCTGAATGTTCAAGAGGTGAGATTAAGCATTGATACAGCAATTCCCTGCGGATTAATTATCAATGAACTCGTCTCCAACTCTTTGAAATATGCCTTTCCCAGTGG
Coding sequences within it:
- a CDS encoding hypothetical protein (conserved hypothetical protein;~similar to AA sequence:cyanobase_aa:AM1_3405); translated protein: MRILLDTNIILDFFLEREPFYLESRQLFDAIADDRVEGFFSASSATDIFYICRRQTQSRDEARQILQRTLALLTACPVTQLILEAAFDSRLADFEDAGQIASALAEELDAIITRNPRDFQTTLIPVLSIADLLQQLDPSPE
- a CDS encoding hypothetical protein (similar to AA sequence:cyanobase_aa:AM1_3404); the encoded protein is MTLKELEQQVHQLSISERLSLLNTITRSLQQDLTHPEKPAQLHKRALVEQLQGCLKRPGKPTPTDEEIDAMREERLVEKYLT
- a CDS encoding FAD linked oxidase domain protein (similar to AA sequence:cyanobase_aa:LBDG_09710); this encodes MPTLFQMLESAISPVSVRTWDSLTEFQQAQLSRSLIHPDQVAWVSPSTVEELSAIVSCAHRNQWQILPCGHATKLHWGGVIDSVALVVSTEKLDRLIEHAEGDLTVTAEAGISFAELQSIVGKAGQFCAIDPIFSDRATLGGVIATADSGSLRHRYNSVRDMLLGITFVRSDGEIVKAGGRVVKNVAGYDLMKLFTGSYGTLGILTQATVRVYPIPAVSRSITLSGGLDSLEQATQTLLSSALTPVSVNLLSESISSALELPKSSSLLVRFQSIAESVEQQIARLTEVGKALNLTISEPADSDVWQRLTNQINSSVQSDSIVCKIGVKPTEAVSVLNQITALLPAAEVLIHAGSGIGRLSLSEARSTQLLEVRSICEATGGYLSVLQASIEFKQQLEVWGYSGNALGFMQRIKSQFDPQNLLSPHRFVGGI
- a CDS encoding hypothetical protein (conserved hypothetical protein;~similar to AA sequence:cyanobase_aa:LBDG_43710), encoding MEVQELLRRYEWGDRDFSGVDLSNADLSNLTLVDINLENANLTGANLSRSFLMKANLRGANLNWANFQFVKLTEGNLADTDFTKARMNGAFLVKSDFTRSRLSGADLSHANLRGATLLNANLCGAKMISVNLRSADLQGANLNWANLQGAKLSGASLRSAFLSETNLAEAFLNGVDLHGIDLTGINLRAAKLSGANLEGATLSFTNFREAHLQGANLAKANLTGANLEAAFLHGANLQWTNLSRANLTQSNLSNIRVLGVKLEDTQLSEAIFSDITRRYLTLAQEEMNQFQLH
- a CDS encoding glutaredoxin (similar to AA sequence:cyanobase_aa:LBDG_44520), translated to MRLILYSKPGCHLCEGLQEKLEQIHTIPFDLEIRDITTNDDWFAAYQYEIPVLYLENRMLPRPSPRSTVQQLESMLQKYMSSNA
- a CDS encoding short-chain dehydrogenase/reductase SDR (similar to AA sequence:cyanobase_aa:LBDG_44530), which encodes MTKVVLITGASTGIGRSTALLFAQKGWTVIATMRSPEKADWITGNIHPLKLDVTDSESIKSAIAQSLAQFGSIDVLVNNAGYALLGAFENCSPGQIRKQFDTNVFGLMEMTQAILPHFRERRSGTIINIASIGGRMAFPTYTLYNSTKWAVEGFSEGLQYELEPFNIRVKIIEPGPIKTDFYDRSPDIAKSQITEYDEFVNRVLSNLKRAGEQGEPAEVVAQTIYKAAIDNSNQLRYSCDRLGGVFLTLRKVLPDNVFSTIIRNGMTR
- a CDS encoding UDP-N-acetylmuramyl-tripeptide synthetases subfamily protein (similar to AA sequence:cyanobase_aa:LBDG_44510), with protein sequence MQLRELLAKLPEIGEIPDHPALNAEVKGLTTNSLSCQPGDLFIGMPGTRVDGGDFWQGAISSGAIAAIVSPQAASRAMGDPTFQSNQPPLVIPAIDMAQVCSQLATAFYDFPAQKLKLVGVTGTNGKTTTTHLIEYLLERSQKNTALLGTLYTRWKGFQQTALHTTPFPVELQHQLKSAIGAGCEFAVMEVSSHALAQGRVLGCEFEVAVFTNLTQDHLDFHRDMEDYFAAKSLLFSSDYLNGRAIVNLDDSYGQKLVDRLDRDSVWTYSTQQQADLWTSDLNYESDGVSGTLHTPMGDAAFKSPLVGQFNLANLLAAVGAGLQLGLELSSIVEALPRFTGVPGRMEQVQIKSDQDISVIVDYAHTPDSLENMLKASRPFIPGQMICVFGCGGDRDRTKRPKMGNIAATLADYVIVTSDNPRTEDPQRILDDVVAGISSEVNPTVIADRATAIRTAILQAKPGDGVLIAGKGHEDYQILGTEKIHFDDREQARAALIDRFG
- a CDS encoding hypothetical protein (similar to AA sequence:cyanobase_aa:LBDG_43320), producing MNTLDRMNFAQRTLAVLGATGTAALMALPAFAQGVVNNGDINRVNPQVQTTDNCTYVTGGVGGPIDTVQSVTPNRQFDANNPSAAIAFRANGPAGTSGHEAKMNLNAVEAQRSNYAAAYNGGRNSGTQATIPTRQFDANNPSAAIAFRANGPAGTSGHEAKMNLNAAQERQNNSSFPAAYNLSSPQASAPLPVACAPR
- a CDS encoding binding-protein-dependent transport systems inner membrane component (similar to AA sequence:cyanobase_aa:LBDG_43330); translated protein: MSRSSALRYYVFSRLLLAPLMLWLITTIVFFLLRATPGDPVDALLGPRAPQAAKDALRERLGLNKSLFFQYLDYIGSLFRFDLGQSLTADDQSVWQIIGDFFPATVELTIVSLAIALVVGITVGAISASRPNTAIDAGGRLFGIITYSIPMFWFGMVLQLIFAVGLKWFPLGTRFPVTIAPPTQITGIYTIDSLLSSNLSQCLTALYYLALPSITLGVLISGIFERIVRVNLRQTLQAEYVEAARARGIPESKILINHALKNAMIPVITILGLTLAALLGGAILTEVTFSWPGLANRLYRAIGQRDYPTVQGIVVFFAAIVAIASIAIDIINAYIDPRIRY
- a CDS encoding hypothetical protein (similar to AA sequence:cyanobase_aa:LBDG_09700), which codes for MQTSDPVTNPGFDAHNPPDPKLIDSCVHCGFCLSTCPSYRVIGKEMDSPRGRIYLMDGINEGEIPLNPATVQHFDSCLGCLACVTTCPSGVQYDKLIAATRPQIERKEPRSIAQTLLRKFIFSVFPYPDRMRTLLRPLGLYQKSGLQKIVRSLGFLNAIAPQLSAMEAILPEIPAGAFTDSIPALIPAQGEKRYRVGMLLGCVQRLFNPDVNDATVRVLTANGCEVVVPQVQGCCGALSHHQGQEEQAKQFARQTIDTFDKTGADFVLINASGCGHTLKEYGHILQDDPNYREKAEAFVRKIRDVQEFLAEVGLTAKLSPLQDEPLTLVYQDACHMLHGQKISVQPRQLLRKIPGVKLREPVDAALCCGSAGIYNILQPEVANELGQQKVENLTNTGASVIASANIGCYVQISRHLKLQGKSVPVLHPMQLLDYSIRGIQLEN